A stretch of Arachis hypogaea cultivar Tifrunner chromosome 15, arahy.Tifrunner.gnm2.J5K5, whole genome shotgun sequence DNA encodes these proteins:
- the LOC112751518 gene encoding miraculin-like produces MRPLVFLYALLFGLCSHPFLGEAQGGPIMQLVIDTDNNTIQAGKDYYIRPVPTSPSIICRPLPCPVGSGFTLESTTPNKTCPLNVVVQRGTGQAVTFTPVNPKTNREIYTNSDLNIKFDVKSNCSESTVWKLVSDASNGQRIVTTGGVIGNPGNNTVNNWFQIQKDDNDYSFYFCPRVCETCKPVCGNIGVFQDSNGNSLVAITDQPYKVRFQPVSS; encoded by the coding sequence ATGAGGCCACTAGTCTTTCTTTATGCTCTTCTCTTTGGTTTGTGCAGTCATCCATTtcttggtgaagctcaaggaggGCCAATCATGCAACTAGTGATTGACACAGATAACAATACTATCCAGGCCGGCAAGGACTATTATATCCGGCCCGTCCCCACCAGCCCATCCATCATTTGTCGGCCGCTGCCATGTCCAGTTGGCTCCGGCTTCACCCTTGAATCAACAACACCAAACAAAACCTGTCCTCTTAACGTTGTGGTCCAGCGTGGGACAGGTCAGGCAGTAACATTCACACCGGTTAACCCTAAAACAAATAGGGAAATCTACACTAACTCCGATTTGAACATCAAATTCGACGTTAAGTCGAATTGCTCTGAATCCACGGTGTGGAAGTTAGTGAGTGATGCTTCAAATGGACAAAGGATTGTGACAACTGGTGGTGTTATTGGAAACCCTGGAAATAACACAGTTAACAATTGGTTCCAGATTCAGAAGGATGATAATGATTACAGCTTCTATTTCTGTCCTAGGGTTTGTGAAACTTGCAAGCCAGTTTGTGGGAACATTGGTGTGTTTCAAGATAGTAACGGGAATTCGCTTGTTGCTATCACTGATCAACCATACAAAGTTCGGTTCCAGCCAGTATCTTCTTAA